A region of Deltaproteobacteria bacterium DNA encodes the following proteins:
- a CDS encoding NAD(P)/FAD-dependent oxidoreductase: MSSTSAAPRDAGARFDVIVVGAGFAGMYLLYRLRQMGLTARVYEAGTSVGGTWYWNRYPGARCDAESLAYSYSFSRELEQEWEWTERYATQPEILKYAEHVAERFDLKRDMRFETRVTRASFDDARAEWSVETDRGDRAIAKFCVMATGCLSVPQEPNIPGLRDFSREMHWASRWPHHEVRYENKRVGVIGTGSSAIQAIPVIAETAGHLTVFQRTPNFSVPAVNAPLDPEFARAFKRNYPQHRQNYRLGLSGGFGDLTIEPQPTVPAFETSVGKSEAELRAALERSWRSGGARFCGTILDTLANEDTNRFVASYVHEKIRSIVRDPATAEALCPTSHPIGTKRICVDIGYFETYNRPNVKLVDIAKHPIERITATGIQIQGGEFHELDMLVMATGFDAMTGALARIDIRGAGGAKLSDAWAAGPKTYLGIGSVGFPNLFMITGPGSPSVLSNMLVSIEQHVDWTLACIDWMRQRGFARIEAKPEAQEQWVAHVNEVANGTLMPRAASWYMGANIPGKPRVFMPYAAGVGVYREICDRVAKNGYEGFAFGG; the protein is encoded by the coding sequence ATGAGCAGCACTTCGGCAGCGCCGCGCGACGCTGGCGCGCGCTTCGACGTGATCGTCGTGGGCGCGGGCTTCGCGGGCATGTACCTCCTCTACCGCCTGCGGCAGATGGGCCTAACAGCTCGCGTGTACGAAGCCGGCACGAGCGTGGGCGGAACTTGGTATTGGAACCGCTACCCCGGCGCGCGCTGCGACGCCGAGAGCCTCGCCTACTCCTACTCGTTCTCGCGCGAGCTCGAGCAGGAGTGGGAGTGGACCGAGCGCTACGCGACGCAGCCCGAGATCCTGAAGTACGCCGAGCACGTGGCCGAGCGTTTCGACCTGAAGCGCGACATGCGCTTCGAGACGCGCGTCACCAGAGCGAGCTTCGACGACGCGCGCGCCGAGTGGAGCGTCGAGACCGATCGCGGCGATCGCGCGATCGCGAAGTTCTGCGTGATGGCGACGGGCTGCCTGTCGGTCCCGCAGGAGCCGAACATCCCGGGCCTGCGCGACTTCTCGCGCGAGATGCACTGGGCGAGCCGCTGGCCCCATCACGAGGTGCGCTACGAGAACAAGCGCGTCGGCGTGATCGGCACCGGCTCCTCCGCGATCCAGGCGATTCCGGTGATCGCCGAGACCGCGGGCCACCTCACCGTCTTCCAGCGCACGCCGAACTTCAGCGTGCCCGCGGTGAACGCGCCGCTCGACCCGGAGTTCGCGCGCGCCTTCAAGCGCAACTATCCGCAGCACCGCCAGAACTACCGGCTCGGCCTGAGCGGCGGCTTCGGCGACCTCACGATCGAGCCGCAGCCCACCGTGCCCGCGTTCGAGACGTCGGTGGGCAAGAGCGAGGCCGAGCTGCGCGCCGCCTTGGAGCGGAGCTGGCGGAGCGGCGGCGCGCGCTTCTGCGGGACGATCCTCGACACGCTCGCGAACGAAGACACGAACCGCTTCGTCGCGAGCTACGTGCACGAGAAGATCCGCTCGATTGTTAGGGACCCGGCCACCGCGGAAGCGCTCTGCCCGACCTCGCACCCGATCGGCACGAAGCGCATCTGCGTCGATATCGGTTACTTCGAGACGTACAACCGCCCGAACGTGAAGCTCGTCGACATCGCGAAGCACCCGATCGAGCGCATCACCGCGACGGGCATCCAGATCCAGGGCGGCGAATTCCACGAGCTCGACATGCTGGTGATGGCGACCGGCTTCGACGCGATGACCGGCGCGCTCGCACGCATCGACATCCGCGGCGCGGGCGGCGCGAAGCTCAGCGACGCGTGGGCGGCGGGCCCGAAGACTTACCTCGGCATCGGCAGCGTGGGCTTCCCGAATCTGTTCATGATCACCGGCCCAGGCAGCCCCTCGGTGCTCAGCAACATGCTCGTCTCGATCGAGCAGCACGTGGACTGGACGCTCGCCTGCATCGACTGGATGCGGCAGCGCGGCTTCGCGCGCATCGAGGCGAAGCCCGAGGCGCAGGAGCAGTGGGTCGCGCACGTGAACGAAGTCGCGAACGGGACGCTCATGCCGAGAGCCGCGAGCTGGTACATGGGCGCGAACATCCCCGGCAAGCCGCGCGTGTTCATGCCCTACGCCGCGGGGGTCGGCGTCTACCGCGAGATCTGCGATCGCGTGGCAAAGAATGGGTACGAGGGGTTTGCGTTCGGGGGCTGA
- a CDS encoding nitroreductase family deazaflavin-dependent oxidoreductase encodes MGAVALVRGPAELANAPVRWILRSPLHGVFSSQVLLLELTSRDSRKPYVIPVNYVERGDALLVGSDFDWWRDLEVEPRVRVELRNSLPRTVSARIVRDAAEADAGWRALRPSSWESAVARGAVLIEIALEEAPAP; translated from the coding sequence ATGGGAGCCGTCGCCCTCGTGCGCGGCCCTGCCGAGCTCGCGAACGCGCCGGTGCGCTGGATTCTGCGTTCGCCGCTGCACGGCGTGTTCAGCTCGCAGGTCCTTCTGCTCGAGCTGACTTCTCGCGACAGCCGGAAGCCCTACGTGATTCCGGTGAACTATGTCGAGCGCGGTGACGCGCTGCTGGTCGGCAGCGACTTCGATTGGTGGCGCGATCTCGAGGTAGAGCCGCGCGTGCGCGTCGAGCTCCGTAACAGCCTGCCTCGCACGGTGAGCGCGCGCATCGTGCGAGATGCCGCCGAGGCTGACGCGGGCTGGCGCGCGCTACGGCCGAGCTCCTGGGAGAGCGCGGTCGCGAGAGGCGCGGTGCTGATCGAGATCGCGCTCGAAGAAGCACCTGCCCCGTGA
- a CDS encoding NAD(P)/FAD-dependent oxidoreductase: MTAAAPAPNTSLPAHTTVLVIGAGPGGICSGITLARAGITDFVIVEKAAGVGGTWWHNRYPGAECDVMSHLYSFSFEPKADWSRPYSGQAEIRDYVEHVARKHGMLPHCHFDTEVKTLRWDERAALWRAAFADGRALTARFVISAIGMFNDIALPDIAGLDDFAGTLFHTARWKDGHDLTGERVALIGSAASAVQTAPEIAPIVARLDLYQRTPQWVVPKKDTPFTEAELAHFRANPDAVKAMRDEIYREIEAFVLFQDPQAVAASEEAGRQNLLAVNDPELRRRLTPDWRYGCRRPLLSNLYYPIFNRPNVHLVDCGIERIVPAGVVTARGELREVDTIILATGFETTRYLSALDVAGRGGVHIQDAWQDGAIAYQGITTSGFPNLFMIYGPNTNNNSLITMLELESDYAVRAIRRVLDAKLAWIDVKPSAMAAYNEQLQKDIAGITVWRSDCRGYYRAPSGRIVTQFPYTMTTYERMLAVNDAASYEEAR, from the coding sequence ATGACCGCCGCCGCGCCCGCCCCTAACACCTCCCTGCCCGCCCACACCACCGTGCTCGTGATCGGCGCCGGCCCCGGCGGCATCTGCTCGGGCATCACGCTCGCGCGCGCGGGCATCACGGACTTCGTGATCGTCGAGAAGGCCGCGGGCGTCGGCGGCACCTGGTGGCACAACCGCTACCCCGGCGCCGAGTGTGACGTGATGTCGCACCTCTACTCGTTCTCGTTCGAGCCGAAGGCCGACTGGTCGCGCCCGTACTCGGGACAGGCGGAGATTCGCGACTACGTGGAGCACGTCGCGCGCAAGCACGGGATGCTCCCGCACTGCCACTTCGACACCGAGGTGAAGACGCTGCGCTGGGACGAGCGCGCGGCACTCTGGCGCGCAGCGTTCGCGGACGGACGCGCGCTCACGGCGCGCTTCGTGATCAGCGCGATCGGCATGTTCAACGACATCGCGCTGCCCGACATCGCGGGCCTCGACGACTTCGCGGGCACGCTGTTCCACACCGCGCGCTGGAAGGACGGGCACGACCTGACGGGTGAGCGCGTCGCGCTGATCGGCAGCGCGGCGAGCGCGGTGCAGACCGCCCCCGAGATCGCGCCCATCGTCGCGCGCCTCGACCTCTACCAGCGCACGCCGCAGTGGGTCGTTCCGAAGAAGGACACGCCGTTCACCGAGGCCGAGCTCGCGCACTTTCGCGCGAACCCCGACGCGGTGAAGGCGATGCGCGACGAGATCTACAGGGAGATCGAAGCGTTCGTGCTCTTCCAGGATCCACAGGCCGTCGCCGCTTCGGAGGAGGCAGGCCGGCAGAACCTGCTCGCGGTGAACGATCCCGAGCTGCGCCGCCGCCTCACGCCCGATTGGCGCTACGGCTGTCGGCGCCCGCTGCTCTCGAACCTCTACTACCCGATCTTCAACCGCCCGAACGTGCACCTCGTCGACTGCGGCATCGAGCGCATCGTTCCAGCTGGGGTTGTTACGGCGCGCGGCGAGCTGCGCGAGGTCGACACGATCATCCTCGCCACCGGCTTCGAGACGACGCGCTACCTGAGCGCGCTCGACGTCGCGGGCCGCGGTGGCGTGCACATCCAGGACGCGTGGCAGGACGGCGCGATCGCTTATCAGGGAATCACCACGAGCGGCTTCCCGAACTTGTTCATGATCTACGGCCCCAACACCAACAACAACTCGCTGATTACGATGCTCGAGCTCGAGAGCGACTACGCGGTGCGCGCGATCCGCCGCGTGCTGGACGCGAAGCTCGCTTGGATCGACGTGAAGCCGAGCGCGATGGCCGCCTACAACGAGCAGCTGCAGAAGGACATCGCGGGCATCACGGTGTGGCGCAGCGACTGCCGCGGCTACTACCGCGCGCCGTCGGGCCGCATCGTCACGCAGTTCCCATACACGATGACGACCTATGAGCGCATGCTCGCGGTGAACGACGCCGCGAGCTACGAGGAGGCGCGATGA
- a CDS encoding VOC family protein, with translation MKQIAPVEAGIAVEDLDRMHAFYTRALGCHEVRRAEIPAALSSAITLARDGYTCVWLKTPGGETIKLMRPPNKPAASGAPALLTERRGIAYLTFYCDAIGEVLARCEAAGATLRSDRALIQGERPVKLCFLADPEGNVIELVEPQDLASFRPDIAKR, from the coding sequence ATGAAACAGATCGCCCCGGTCGAGGCCGGCATCGCGGTCGAAGATCTCGACCGCATGCACGCGTTCTACACACGCGCGCTCGGCTGCCACGAAGTGCGACGCGCCGAGATCCCCGCAGCGCTGAGCAGCGCGATCACGCTCGCGCGCGACGGCTACACGTGCGTGTGGCTCAAGACGCCCGGCGGCGAAACGATCAAGCTGATGCGCCCACCTAACAAGCCCGCCGCGAGCGGCGCGCCCGCGCTGCTGACCGAGCGCCGCGGCATCGCGTACCTCACGTTCTACTGCGACGCGATCGGCGAGGTGCTCGCGCGCTGCGAAGCCGCCGGCGCGACGCTTCGCTCCGATCGCGCGCTGATTCAAGGCGAGCGCCCGGTGAAGCTCTGCTTCCTCGCCGATCCCGAAGGCAACGTGATCGAGCTCGTCGAGCCGCAGGACCTCGCGAGCTTCCGCCCGGACATCGCGAAGCGCTGA
- a CDS encoding LLM class flavin-dependent oxidoreductase encodes MTAARPRLGVAFTGGGMSVAQLVAIGRRAEEAGVDSLYLTEAWRSAWISLAALACATKRVRLGPYVLNAYGHSPFLTAMSAIDFDDLSQGRLLLGVGGGNKVINEEWQGIPHERVLTKMAEYVTLLRQVARTRAGERIEFAGKVHRMRWTPAVDPRPAPFPVYLAAIFPRMIEVAGRCADGLACGALLSAEYHREVIRPAAEKAAATANRDPRALGIVTGILTAVDADRERARRAAREAIVGLFAPLPHPYYEFALREQGFSAVADAALRWANGGSREAAVDAIPDACLDRLALAGTPAECAKRIADYAGVVDELVLTNVLPPRGADPAEAFAGLLSLTA; translated from the coding sequence ATGACAGCCGCCCGCCCGCGCCTCGGCGTCGCCTTCACGGGCGGCGGCATGAGCGTCGCTCAGCTCGTCGCGATCGGGCGGCGCGCCGAGGAAGCGGGCGTCGACTCGCTCTATCTGACCGAGGCCTGGCGCAGCGCCTGGATCTCGCTCGCCGCGCTCGCGTGCGCGACGAAGCGCGTGCGGCTCGGCCCGTACGTGCTGAACGCGTACGGCCACAGCCCGTTTCTCACCGCGATGTCGGCGATCGACTTCGACGACCTGTCGCAGGGGCGCCTGCTGCTCGGCGTCGGCGGCGGCAACAAGGTGATCAACGAGGAGTGGCAGGGGATTCCGCACGAGCGCGTGCTCACGAAGATGGCGGAGTACGTGACGCTGCTGCGGCAGGTCGCGCGCACGCGCGCCGGCGAGCGCATCGAGTTCGCGGGCAAGGTGCACCGCATGCGCTGGACGCCCGCGGTCGATCCGCGTCCGGCGCCGTTTCCCGTCTACCTCGCCGCGATCTTCCCGCGCATGATCGAAGTGGCGGGGCGCTGCGCGGACGGTCTCGCGTGCGGCGCGCTGCTCTCTGCGGAGTACCACCGCGAGGTGATCCGCCCGGCGGCGGAGAAGGCGGCTGCCACGGCGAATCGCGACCCGCGCGCGCTCGGCATCGTCACGGGCATCCTCACCGCGGTCGACGCAGACCGCGAACGCGCGCGTCGTGCTGCGCGCGAGGCGATCGTGGGGCTGTTCGCGCCGCTGCCGCACCCGTACTACGAGTTCGCGCTGCGCGAGCAGGGCTTCTCCGCGGTCGCCGACGCCGCGCTGCGTTGGGCGAACGGCGGCAGTCGCGAGGCCGCGGTCGACGCGATTCCGGATGCGTGCCTCGATCGCCTCGCGCTCGCGGGCACGCCCGCCGAGTGCGCGAAGCGCATCGCGGACTACGCGGGTGTCGTGGACGAGCTCGTGCTCACGAACGTGCTGCCGCCGCGCGGCGCCGATCCCGCGGAGGCGTTCGCGGGGCTGCTCTCGCTCACCGCCTGA
- a CDS encoding NIPSNAP family protein codes for MIYEVRDYHYRPDLFEAYKKWAEEAVPVLRKRLDVVGFWVWDGANGAEITGSNPQKSPIGEANVTWIIRWESKAARDVAMKGAFAGDDWKAVWAKHPDPNGYVQMAARFMESM; via the coding sequence GTGATCTACGAAGTACGCGACTACCACTACCGGCCCGATCTGTTCGAGGCGTACAAGAAGTGGGCGGAGGAGGCGGTGCCGGTACTGCGCAAGCGCCTCGACGTGGTGGGCTTCTGGGTGTGGGACGGCGCGAATGGCGCTGAGATCACCGGCTCGAATCCGCAGAAGTCGCCGATCGGCGAAGCGAACGTGACGTGGATCATTCGCTGGGAGAGCAAAGCCGCGCGTGACGTCGCGATGAAGGGCGCGTTCGCGGGCGACGACTGGAAGGCGGTGTGGGCCAAGCACCCGGATCCGAACGGCTACGTGCAGATGGCCGCGCGCTTCATGGAGTCGATGTAG